In Brienomyrus brachyistius isolate T26 chromosome 19, BBRACH_0.4, whole genome shotgun sequence, one DNA window encodes the following:
- the rab10 gene encoding ras-related protein Rab-10 produces MAKKTYDLLFKLLLIGDSGVGKTCVLFRFSDDAFNTTFISTIGIDFKIKTVELQGKKIKLQIWDTAGQERFHTITTSYYRGAMGIMLVYDITNAKSFENISKWLRNIDEHANEDVERMLLGNKCDMEDKRVVAKTKGEQIATEHGIRFFETSAKANINIEKAFLTLAEDILRKTPVKEPNSENVDISSGSGVTGWKSRCCS; encoded by the exons ATGGCGAAGAAAACGTACGACCTGCTGTTCAAGCTGCTGCTGATCGGAGACTCGGGCGTGGGCAAGACCTGCGTGCTGTTCCGTTTCTCCGACGACGCCTTCAACACCACCTTCATATCCACCATAG GAATTGATTTCAAGATAAAAACTGTTGAACTACAAGGAAAGAAGATCAAACTGCAGATTTG GGATACTGCAGGACAGGAGCGGTTCCACACCATCACCACATCCTACTACCGGGGTGCCATGGGAATCATGCTCGTGTATGACATCACCAATGCCAAGAGCTTTGAGAACATCAGCAAGTGGCTCCGGAACATTGACGAg CATGCAAATGAAGACGTAGAGAGGATGCTGCTAGGCAACAAGTGTGACATGGAGGACAAGCGGGTGGTGGCCAAGACAAAGGGAGAGCAG ATCGCTACAGAACATGGCATTAGGTTTTTTGAAACGAGCGCCAAGGCTAACATCAACATCGAGAAGGCATTCCTCACGTTAGCAGAAGACATACTTAGAAAG ACGCCTGTCAAAGAGCCCAACAGTGAAAACGTAGATATCAGCAGTGGGAGTGGGGTCACAGGATGGAAGAGCAGATGCTGCAGTTGA
- the LOC125714475 gene encoding LOW QUALITY PROTEIN: kinesin-like protein KIF3C (The sequence of the model RefSeq protein was modified relative to this genomic sequence to represent the inferred CDS: deleted 1 base in 1 codon), which produces MSKIKNCETVKVVVRCRPLNRREEATSNESIVNMDVKLGQVSLRNPRAPTGELLKTFTFDAVYDGSSKQSDLYDETVRPLIDSVLLGFNGTIFAYGQTGTGKTYTMQGLWQDPEKRGVIPNSFEHIFTHISRSQNQQYLVRASYLEIYQEEIRDLLCKDHSRKLELKENPESGVYIKDLSSFVTKNVKEIEHVMNVGNQTRSIGFTNMNEHSSRSHAIFVITVECSEMGLDGENHIRVGKLNLVDLAGSERQSKTGVQGERLKEATKINLSLSALGNVISALVDGKSTHIPYRDSKLTRLLQDSLGGNAKTIMVATLSPASSNYEETLTTLRYANRAKNIKNKPRVNEDPKDALLREFQEEIARLKAQLDKKGMLTKKRRRNSRRLRRSMDGEEEEEIETDSMEKEMEEYMKEQEEKLELEKAAIRDDRSLVAEEKQRLLDEKEKMMADLRKEQEATEKLTAKFKAMESKLLVGGENIIDHTNEQQKMLELKRQEIAEQTRCEREMQQQMLLQDEETLELRETFSSLQQEVELKTKKLKKLFAKLQAVKAEIMDVNDEHVKARQELEQTQNELTRELKFKYLIIENFIPPEEKNKIMNRLVFDNEEDQWRFQPLVPAENKFMQMKRRPASAVGYKRPISQYARNAIAMGSLSRYRAENIMLLELDMTPPAVFHLDFPKTHLEQDLALQLSRDLLLDNATYREMAAAARVKKSRSWCQTPRVLLPSPSTCSLASRPQAPQHEEGAASSPSHP; this is translated from the exons ATGTCAAAGATTAAAAATTGCGAAACGGTTAAAGTGGTGGTGAGATGCCGCCCACTGAATCGGAGAGAGGAAGCGACCAGCAACGAGAGCATCGTGAATATGGATGTAAAACTGGGACAAGTGTCCTTACGGAACCCGAGGGCACCTACGGGGGAGCTGCTTAAGACGTTTACGTTTGATGCCGTCTACGATGGCAGCTCGAAACAAAGCGACCTGTACGACGAGACTGTCAGACCCCTCATAGACTCGGTGCTACTTGGCTTCAATGGGACTATATTCGCCTACGGTCAGACGGGTACGGGGAAAACGTACACCATGCAGGGCTTGTGGCAGGACCCGGAGAAACGAGGCGTCATCCCAAATTCCTTTGAGCACATTTTCACACATATATCTCGATCTCAGAACCAGCAGTACCTGGTCAGGGCATCATATCTGGAAATTTACCAAGAGGAAATCAGAGATCTCCTATGCAAAGATCACTCGAGAAAACTTGAGCTCAAAGAAAATCCAGAGTCAGGTGTTTACATCAAGGACCTCTCCTCTTTTGTGACCAAAAATGTCAAAGAGATCGAGCACGTCATGAACGTGGGCAACCAGACCCGATCCATTGGATTCACCAACATGAATGAGCACAGCTCCAGGTCACACGCTATCTTCGTCATCACGGTAGAGTGCAGCGAGATGGGCCTCGACGGGGAGAACCACATCCGTGTCGGGAAGCTCAACCTGGTGGATCTGGCCGGTAGCGAGAGGCAGAGTAAGACGGGGGTGCAGGGGGAGCGACTCAAGGAGGCCACCAAGATCAACCTGTCTCTCTCCGCCCTGGGCAATGTCATCTCCGCCTTGGTGGATGGAAAGAGCACCCACATCCCCTACAGGGACTCAAAGCTCACGCGGCTGCTTCAGGACTCCTTGGGGGGCAACGCTAAGACCATCATGGTGGCCACTCTCAGCCCCGCCTCCTCCAACTACGAGGAGACCCTGACCACACTCAGGTACGCCAATCGGGCCAAGAACATCAAGAACAAGCCACGGGTCAATGAGGACCCTAAAGACGCCCTTCTCCGGGAGTTCCAGGAAGAGATAGCCAGGCTGAAGGCCCAGCTGGACAAGAAGGGCATGCTGACCAAGAAGCGAAGGCGCAACAGCCGGAGGCTGAGGAGGAGCATGGAtggggaagaggaagaggagatcgAGACAGACAGCATGGAGAAGGAAATGGAAGAGTACatgaaggagcaggaggagaagcTGGAGCTGGAGAAAGCTGCCATAAGGGACGACCGAAGCCTAGTCGCTGAGGAGAAGCAGCGCCTTCTGGATGAGAAGGAGAAGATGATGGCCGACCTGAGGAAGGAGCAGGAAGCTACGGAAAAGCTAACAGCTAAATTCAAG GCCATGGAAAGCAAGCTCCTGGTTGGGGGGGAAAAC ATCATTGACCACACCAATGAGCAGCAGAAGATGCTGGAACTGAAGAGGCAGGAGATCGCTGAGCAG ACGCGCTGCGAGCGAGAGATGCAGCAGCAGATGTTGCTGCAGGATGAGGAGACGTTGGAGCTCAGAGAGACCTTTTCCTCACTGCAGCAGGAGGTGGAGCTCAAGACTAAGAAGTTGAAGAAG CTGTTCGCGAAGCTGCAGGCCGTGAAGGCGGAGATCATGGACGTCAACGACGAGCATGTGAAGGCCcggcaggagctggagcagacCCAGAATGAGCTCACCAGGGAGCTCAAGTTCAA GTACCTGATCATTGAGAACTTCATCCCACCCGAAGAGAAGAACAAGATAATGAACAGGCTCGTCTTTGATAATGAGGAGGACCAATGGAGGTTCCAGCCTCTCGTTCCTGCTGAGAA TAAATTCATGCAGATGAAAAGGAGACCAGCTTCAGCGGTGGGGTACAAGCGGCCAATCAGCCAATATGCCCGCAACGCGATCGCCATGGGCAGTCTCTCCAGGTACCGG GCTGAGAACATCATGCTGTTGGAGCTGGACATGACCCCACCCGCTGTGTTCCACCTGGACTTCCCCAAGACACACCTGGAGCAGGACCTGGCGCTGCAGCTGAGCAGGGACCTACTGCTGGACAACGCCACCTACAGGGAGATGGCTGCCGCCGCGCGAGTCAAAAAGTCTCGGTCCTG GTGTCAGACCCCACGTGTGCTCCTGCCCTCGCCTTCCACCTGCTCCCTGGCTTCAAGGCCTCAAGCCCCCCAACACGAGGAGGGGGCTGCTTCCAGCCCTTCCCATCCATGA